A single Gammaproteobacteria bacterium DNA region contains:
- the purD gene encoding phosphoribosylamine--glycine ligase, with translation MKVLIIGGGGREHALAWKVAQSARVEKVYVAPGNAGTAREAKVENVAIGAEDIPALLAFAHDNGVGLTIVGPEAPLVAGVVDTFEQAGLRCFGPRKAAAELEGSKAFTKDFLARHAIPTAAYGTFTDVDAAAAYIRQQGAPIVVKADGLAAGKGVILAQTEDEAIGAVRDMLAGDAFGSAGRRVVIEEFLTGEEASFIVMVDGEQVLALASSQDHKAAGDGDTGPNTGGMGAYSPAPVVTPAIYARVLREVILPTVRGLAAEGCPYVGFLYAGLMIGADGTPKVLEYNVRCGDPETQPIMLRLRSDLVDLCEAALDGRLDRVQAEWDPRASLGVVMAAGGYPGDYRTGDVIHGLPVVEQPDVKVFHAGTAERAGEVVTRGGRVLCVCALGESVASAQAHAYEQVRCIRWDGAWFRNDIGYRAVARER, from the coding sequence ATGAAAGTACTGATCATCGGAGGCGGCGGGCGGGAGCATGCGCTGGCGTGGAAGGTGGCGCAGTCGGCGCGGGTGGAAAAGGTGTACGTCGCGCCCGGCAACGCCGGCACGGCGCGCGAGGCCAAGGTCGAGAATGTCGCCATCGGTGCGGAGGACATCCCGGCGCTGCTGGCATTCGCACACGACAACGGCGTCGGCCTGACGATCGTCGGGCCGGAGGCACCGCTGGTCGCCGGTGTGGTCGATACCTTCGAGCAGGCCGGTCTGCGCTGCTTCGGCCCACGCAAGGCGGCCGCCGAGCTGGAAGGCTCCAAGGCCTTCACCAAGGATTTCCTGGCCCGCCACGCCATTCCTACGGCCGCCTACGGCACTTTTACCGATGTGGATGCGGCCGCCGCCTACATCCGCCAGCAGGGCGCGCCCATTGTGGTCAAGGCCGACGGGCTGGCGGCCGGCAAGGGTGTGATCCTGGCGCAGACCGAGGACGAGGCCATTGGTGCGGTGCGCGACATGCTGGCCGGTGATGCCTTCGGCAGTGCCGGTCGGCGCGTGGTGATCGAGGAGTTCCTCACCGGCGAGGAGGCGAGCTTCATCGTCATGGTCGACGGCGAGCAGGTGCTGGCGTTGGCCAGTTCCCAGGACCACAAGGCCGCCGGCGACGGCGATACCGGACCGAACACGGGCGGTATGGGCGCGTACTCGCCGGCGCCGGTGGTGACGCCGGCAATCTATGCGCGGGTTCTGCGCGAGGTCATCCTGCCGACCGTACGGGGCCTGGCGGCGGAGGGCTGCCCCTATGTCGGCTTCCTCTACGCCGGCCTGATGATCGGTGCGGACGGTACGCCCAAGGTGCTCGAGTACAACGTGCGCTGCGGCGATCCGGAGACCCAGCCCATTATGCTGCGGCTGCGTTCGGATCTGGTGGATCTGTGCGAGGCGGCGCTGGACGGGCGTCTCGACCGGGTGCAGGCCGAATGGGACCCGCGCGCCTCGCTCGGCGTGGTCATGGCCGCCGGTGGCTACCCGGGGGATTATCGCACGGGCGATGTCATCCACGGCCTGCCGGTGGTGGAGCAGCCCGACGTGAAGGTCTTCCATGCCGGCACGGCCGAGCGTGCCGGTGAGGTGGTCACCCGTGGCGGTCGCGTGCTGTGCGTCTGTGCGCTCGGCGAGAGCGTCGCCAGCGCTCAGGCGCACGCCTACGAACAGGTGCGTTGCATCCGCTGGGACGGCGCCTGGTTCCGCAATGACATCGGTTACCGGGCGGTGGCACGCGAGCGATAA